From a region of the Notolabrus celidotus isolate fNotCel1 chromosome 14, fNotCel1.pri, whole genome shotgun sequence genome:
- the zbtb38 gene encoding zinc finger and BTB domain-containing protein 38, with product MTVVSPCTQNLMDSAHPQTVLSKLNEQRSQGLFCDVTIVVEDVKFRAHKNILAACSGYFRNALTTPETWSSNQVLELMDLKSEVFASILNFIYCSKVTPPGAVDTGGLVAAGKRLGIPFLEKLSEQERQDECVKPTDYSSATVCKKTKKEAPRPEDTDSATGPRITNAFSINEVCPGNNLFTPLVQTNGERQSPDVGQLPSSVPTTSCVNSETTQALSEHSYAVSKSTDSKDSSQWDNKTIYKPAISQPKQLIYRNTGPLKKRHRLRCTVVRSLLPTPAEPQTEKPNTLTPRLADGASTVPDTVATPPPLFSESEKSIDPGPDVAADNSQIDLGPPPLSPHTEDSISIYGCEHCPEIFTNKALLTIHSELHKKRFVSHLFCKFCHRKFIHLKRLRNHEQVCPKAARTPPKLQATDTSTKELDLLSDDMPNIESIEGPVPSADSPTPETPETLQLDQSEPPEKAVRPGGGQRRYNCSVCKRVYVTLSSLKRHENVHSWQRAYPCHYCNKVFALAEYRTKHEIWHTGERRYQCIFCLETFMTYYILKNHQKSFHGIDPSLAVKKKSANGGLKASVYPIKLYRLLPMKFRKRRYKTYSQTYSESLEKGDESPPESSSLIPPFEENGVMSNPDAISFPVTFMATTKMVAPVMPRISFDKPCDQGVEQGPNGELDIQKGTRKDTEAFMNTDNTFSLQPSTDPHGLGDKSELLGQNVPFFNSLNTVKKLGELSASARKVEEMTKEILQSSSENLVRDKAMGTKIETYIAKPVCPGPSVDGSAMPLCQITVKIGNEAIIRRRIKGSKLFPKKKRRIRELNEDDSSGQSQIRENSESPRLRLRPEATAATGRETYDDPNDLDTADMLWRPYYSYKAKKKRKKLRFKHRNALFQCYPETSVDRSAVSEDRSGRPTEESVSGSSGEMKRSLSRNSSPRATYNCDICDSSFITETGLRAHVIGSHPCFCRTCGKQGPPGEVPAGGDYICNSCMENGSCFDNSPRSPNPEKKYRCSFCPQRFLYLATKRSHEKKHQETNEEGYSFDESTPCSKYKSENYKEDNIKTEEGDYEESPDIKSERVEGGHFSGDKFKPKIEDATDYVSLTAYQDMSFSNFKSPLSPSIDPVFALTPSKVKHKMQKRKISAQHPMHVISKKQAYDREGSKDVLTGLKKNNPKNEKSCKLFRTNDSETKAAHISIHKPEKWVCKEEPFF from the coding sequence ATGACTGTGGTGTCCCCATGCACTCAGAACCTGATGGATAGCGCTCACCCTCAAACTGTGCTCAGCAAACTCAATGAGCAGCGCTCACAGGGCCTTTTCTGTGACGTTACCATTGTGGTTGAGGATGTCAAGTTTCGGGCCCACAAGAATATCCTGGCAGCCTGCAGTGGGTACTTCAGGAACGCTCTGACGACTCCTGAGACATGGAGCTCTAACCAAGTGCTTGAGCTGATGGACCTGAAGTCTGAGGTGTTCGCTAGTATCCTCAACTTTATCTACTGCTCCAAAGTGACACCACCAGGGGCGGTGGACACAGGGGGACTGGTGGCAGCTGGCAAAAGACTTGGAATTCCTTTTTTAGAGAAGCTTTCAGAACAAGAGAGGCAGGATGAATGTGTTAAGCCCACAGATTACAGCTCAGCCACagtgtgcaaaaaaacaaagaaggaagCTCCCAGGCCCGAGGACACGGACAGTGCCACAGGGCCACGCATCACTAATGCCTTCTCTATCAATGAAGTGTGTCCTGGGAATAATCTTTTCACCCCCCTGGTTCAAACCAATGGGGAGAGGCAGTCACCAGATGTGGGGCAGCTTCCATCCAGTGTCCCAACGACTTCCTGCGTCAACAGCGAGACAACTCAAGCCCTCTCAGAGCACTCGTACGCAGTCAGCAAATCTACTGACAGCAAGGATAGCAGTCAGTGGGACAACAAAACCATCTATAAGCCAGCAATATCACAGCCAAAGCAACTCATTTACAGGAACACAGGCCCTCTTAAAAAGCGCCACAGGCTAAGATGCACTGTGGTTAGGAGTCTACTTCCAACACCAGCTgaaccacaaacagaaaaaccaaacacactGACCCCCAGATTAGCAGATGGTGCTTCTACAGTACCTGACACAGTTGCAACACCACCCCCGCTTTTTTCAGAGTCAGAAAAAAGTATAGACCCAGGGCCAGATGTAGCCGCTGACAATTCTCAAATAGATTTGGGTCCACCGCCTCTTTCTCCTCACACAGAGGACAGCATTTCAATATATGGATGTGAGCACTGTCCAGAGATATTCACAAATAAAGCTCTTCTAACTATTCACTCAGAGTTACACAAAAAGCGTTTTGTCAGTCATTTGTTCTGCAAGTTTTGTCACAGAAAATTCATACACCTTAAACGGTTGCGTAACCACGAGCAGGTCTGCCCTAAAGCTGCAAGAACCCCCCCTAAACTACAGGCAACCGACACATCAACCAAAGAGTTAGACCTCCTTTCAGATGACATGCCGAACATAGAGAGCATCGAGGGACCAGTTCCCTCTGCTGACTCCCCAACCCCAGAGACCCCAGAGACCCTTCagttggaccaatcagagcctcCAGAGAAGGCAGTGAGGCCAGGTGGTGGTCAAAGAAGATACAACTGCAGTGTGTGTAAACGGGTCTATGTTACCCTGTCCAGTCTGAAGCGGCATGAAAATGTACATTCCTGGCAGAGAGCCTATCCCTGCCATTATTGTAATAAAGTGTTTGCTTTGGCAGAGTACCGTACCAAGCATGAAATCTGGCACACAGGTGAGCGCCGCTATCAGTGCATTTTCTGCCTGGAGACTTTCATGACATATTATATCCTCAAGAACCATCAGAAGTCTTTTCACGGCATTGATCCCAGTCTAGCAGTTAAGAAGAAATCTGCCAACGGTGGGCTGAAGGCCAGTGTCTATCCAATCAAACTTTACAGGCTCCTGCCCATGAAGTTTAGAAAGAGACGATACAAAACATACAGTCAAACGTACTCAGAGAGCCTGGAGAAAGGGGACGAATCCCCACCGGAGAGCAGCTCTCTTATCCCTCCATTTGAGGAAAATGGTGTGATGAGCAACCCTGACGCTATTTCATTCCCTGTGACATTCATGGCAACCACAAAGATGGTGGCGCCAGTCATGCCTCGCATCAGCTTTGACAAGCCATGTGACCAAGGTGTTGAACAGGGTCCAAACGGTGAACTAGACATTCAAAAAGGCACAAGAAAAGACACTGAGGCCTTCATGAATACTGACAATACCTTCTCCTTGCAACCCAGTACAGATCCTCATGGACTCGGAGACAAGTCCGAACTCTTAGGTCAAAATGTCCCATTCTTCAATTCTTTAAACACAGTTAAAAAGTTAGGTGAGCTATCTGCTTCTGCAAGAAAAGTAGAGGAAATGACAAAGGAGATACTCCAATCCAGCTCTGAGAATCTGGTGCGTGATAAAGCAATGGGGACAAAGATAGAAACATATATTGCAAAACCTGTATGCCCAGGTCCATCCGTGGATGGTTCTGCCATGCCACTCTGTCAAATAACAGTGAAAATAGGCAATGAAGCCATCATCCGCCGCCGAATCAAAGGATCTAAGCTCTTCcccaaaaagaaaaggagaatcagagagctgaatgaagaTGACAGCTCAGGTCAGTCTCAAATAagagaaaactcagagagcccCAGACTCCGCCTCAGACCTGAAGCCACTGCAGCCACAGGGCGAGAGACATATGATGATCCCAATGACCTCGACACAGCTGACATGCTCTGGCGTCCTTATTATTCTTacaaagcaaaaaagaaaaggaagaagctGAGGTTCAAGCACCGAAACGCTTTGTTTCAGTGCTACCCTGAAACATCTGTGGATAGAAGTGCTGTGAGTGAGGACAGATCCGGTAGACCTACAGAAGAGAGCGTCTCAGGTAGTAGTGGAGAAATGAAACGTAGCCTCAGCAGGAACTCCAGCCCGAGAGCCACCTACAACTGTGACATCTGTGATAGCTCCTTTATCACAGAGACCGGTCTGAGAGCTCATGTTATTGGTTCCCACCCGTGTTTCTGTCGGACCTGTGGCAAACAAGGTCCCCCTGGTGAGGTACCTGCTGGGGGTGATTACATCTGCAACAGCTGTATGGAAAATGGCTCCTGCTTTGATAACTCCCCACGGAGCCCAAACCCAGAGAAGAAGTATCGCTGCTCCTTCTGTCCCCAGCGTTTCCTCTACCTTGCCACTAAGAGAAGCCATGAAAAGAAACACCAGGAGACAAATGAGGAGGGGTATAGCTTTGACGAATCAACACCATGTTCTAAATACAAGAGTGAAAACTATAAAGAAgacaacatcaaaacagaagAAGGAGACTATGAAGAAAGTCCTGATATCAAATCTGAAAGAGTGGAGGGAGGGCATTTTTCGGGTGACAAGTTTAAGCCTAAAATCGAGGATGCAACTGACTATGTGTCTTTGACCGCCTACCAAGATATGTCCTTTTCAAACTTCAAAAGTCCACTGTCGCCCAGCATCGACCCAGTGTTCGCCCTAACTCCCtcaaaagtgaaacacaaaatGCAGAAAAGAAAGATCAGTGCACAGCATCCTATGCATGTCATCTCAAAAAAACAAGCCTATGACAGAGAGGGCAGCAAAGACGTTTTGACAgggctgaaaaaaaacaatcccaAAAATGAAAAGTCTTGTAAACTCTTCAGAACAAATGACTCTGAAACTAAAGCTGCTCACATTTCCATACACAAGCCTGAGAAATGGGTGTGCAAAGAAGAGCCGTTTTTTTAG
- the fbxo36a gene encoding F-box only protein 36a isoform X2: protein MVILRSWKISLRLESRGAAPTALKTPHLDFLHDKSLQGQVGAVFGKRILEYAVSLCHGKFDYLERLPDDVLLRILSYLELKDTTLLAQASHRFRKLCNSEKFWEQIVRNRCAEFTIDKANLANVMGWRKLFFTCFHGRDKMVQ from the exons ATG GTAATATTGAGATCATGGAAGATTTCTTTGCGGCTTGAATCAAGAGGCGCTGCACCTACAGCCCTAAAGACACCCCATCTGGATTTCCTACACGACAAAAGCCTTCAGG GACAAGTTGGTGCGGTTTTTGGGAAGAGAATCCTTGAATATGCTGTATCACTTTGTCATGGAAAGTTTGATTACCTCGAGCGCTTACCTGATGACGTATTGCTCAGAATCCTGTCCTACCTTGAGCTCAAAGATACAACATTGCTGGCACAAGCTTCACATAGATTCAGAAAG CTCTGCAATTCTGAGAAGTTTTGGGAGCAGATAGTGAGGAATCGCTGCGCTGAGTTTACCATCGACAAGGCGAACTTGGCAAATGTCATGGGCTGgagaaaattattttttacctGTTTTCACGGACGTGACAAAATGGTGCAGTGA
- the fbxo36a gene encoding F-box only protein 36a isoform X1, with protein MASLLEEQLFDICSQSPPPSKDFYQLVITKNEVILRSWKISLRLESRGAAPTALKTPHLDFLHDKSLQGQVGAVFGKRILEYAVSLCHGKFDYLERLPDDVLLRILSYLELKDTTLLAQASHRFRKLCNSEKFWEQIVRNRCAEFTIDKANLANVMGWRKLFFTCFHGRDKMVQ; from the exons ATGGCATCCTTGCTGGAGGAGCAACTTTTTGACATTTGCAGTCAAAGTCCACCTCCTTCAAAAGATTTTTACCAACTTGTTATTACTAAAAATGAG GTAATATTGAGATCATGGAAGATTTCTTTGCGGCTTGAATCAAGAGGCGCTGCACCTACAGCCCTAAAGACACCCCATCTGGATTTCCTACACGACAAAAGCCTTCAGG GACAAGTTGGTGCGGTTTTTGGGAAGAGAATCCTTGAATATGCTGTATCACTTTGTCATGGAAAGTTTGATTACCTCGAGCGCTTACCTGATGACGTATTGCTCAGAATCCTGTCCTACCTTGAGCTCAAAGATACAACATTGCTGGCACAAGCTTCACATAGATTCAGAAAG CTCTGCAATTCTGAGAAGTTTTGGGAGCAGATAGTGAGGAATCGCTGCGCTGAGTTTACCATCGACAAGGCGAACTTGGCAAATGTCATGGGCTGgagaaaattattttttacctGTTTTCACGGACGTGACAAAATGGTGCAGTGA